The nucleotide sequence AGGGCTGCGTAACAGCCAgggatgtctctctctctctctctctctccctgtctccctctctccctttctccctctACACATTTCTCCCAAACCAAAAACTCCTAACAGCTGCAAAATGGCTGCCAACTTACTCATATGGCCTAGGCCAGACcactcctcttttctctgttcTTTCTGTCCATCCCCCAATGCCACGATTTATCTGATCACTCTTTCTGAGTCTTAATAAGTCTAAATCCTgaacaaacaaatatattttgtcTGTAGGTACATGCCTTTCCTACTTTATGGCAAGCTGTAAAGATATGAAGTAATAATGCAGACCAACTCATAAAGTGTCTGTCATCTGACCTAGATTGTCTGAGAGAGGAAAAATGACTTATAAGGTCTTGTAGCCATATGTAGCTTTCCTAGTGAATTCCTCTTCCTGATTTCTAAACAGACATGACCTGAAAAGTTTCATCTGAAAATAAGCACTGAACTACTGTCACATGAAAGGATAAAGCTCCTTTTGTTTTAGTAACCTCCACAGCAGAGGCCTTATAAGCATTAAATGAGTATGGCTGATAAATCTGTATATTGTCAAGAAACATAATGTCAGAGACAAAAGGGAGGctgaaggaaaaagagagagagggaaatttCCAGACTACGTCATCAGTGGAGCAGTTACTCACCATTTTGTCTGCTTGTCCTTCGACTGACGTTGAGGATTCAGATCCAAGGAAGAAGTgcggaggagagggagagtcaGGGTTTATATAGGCGAGGATGTGGAGGGGGCAGGCTGAAACCACAGCAGGCAGCTGCATTGCTCATTCGCGGGAGGGAGCAGcagttcaaaaaaaaaaagaggaagggaaGTCCCTAATGCAGTGTGTCATATAATCCGCCCATACATTGATCTGCTTTGTCTTTCACTTTGAGATTAGGAGCTTATGTTTgcaaaaataaaccttgttcCATTTCTCTGTAattacttttcttctttttctcactgCATGTTTGAGTGACTTACCATTTCTAGTGCGGCACTATTCTGAAGTAGTCTATTAACATACAGAGCAGCTGTGTGGGGTCATTTCAAGAGGCATGCAAACCAGTCATCCCTGAAgacttttatcacatttaacAATGTTTAACTGTGACTATGGGCAGACTCATTATGCTTATTTTATGCATTCCTCTGCAGCCAGATACTCGCCTACAGACATGCTTAATCCACCCTGTGTATTAAGTCTTTAAGTTAATAATTACACAATATAGAGATAACAAAGGCAGTGAGGTTCTTTATTATTCACCATGAAGAATACAAGACATGTGCTTTAATGGTAATCAGAGCAAATGTAGAGCAgtaagaacaaacaaaacaaatcttttatATAATATCAAGACaaattttctgcatttttctgtTACAACTTTGTGAACAATCTCCTTTTGATCTCAGAGCTAGTGTAGGATTCGTGCGTAACTGGGATCACATTGTTGCTGCAGGCCACTGCCTGAGtatgagctacaaaaacaacaacagtcacTGAGTTAAGCAGttatttttccttctctcccGCTCTCACTAAGTCACAGCTGAATGGCATATAGAAACTGACATAGGAGCCCTTTCATAACTTACATTCCAAATGGGATAGTACAGAGGGGGGAGGTGCACAAAAGAGAGGGTTTGGCCTCAGTTTCTCAGCTTGATACAGCACAAAGGAAAGATTCGTGAAGGCTTGTAAGAGGATAGGAGCAAGTGCAGTCAATACGTTTTTAAACTTTACTTTGACATCATCCTGTAAAAGTtaatccaattttttttttcagaaacttGAGTTTGTTTTGTGAAAGAGTATGTAGTGTGTACTATCAGTTTACCTAGGGTGGTTGAAAATGATAGAATGTATCAAAATTCAATAGTAGTTTTTTGGGTTTTCCCACACATTTTCTAGAGCccaaaaaagagagaacaagGATTAAGCTTCTGTAAACTTTGGATTAAATGCATGACTTAAGGAAGTCAATAGTCgtcttcatcatcctcttctATGTTGTCAGCACCCACCTCCTCATAATCCTTCTCCAAGGCAGCCATATCTTCCCTTGCTTCTGCAaactccccctcctccattCCCTCCCCAACATACCAGTGGACAAAGGCTCTCTTGGCATACATGAGATCAAACTTGTGGTCAAGGCGGGCCCAGGCCTCAGCGATGGCTGTGGTGTTGCTCAGCATGCACACAGCCCTCTGCACCTTGGCCAGGTCTCCTCCAGGAACCACAGTTGGAGGCTGGTAGTTGATGCCCACCTTGAAGCCAGTAGGGCACCAGTCCACAAACTGGATGCTGCGCTTGGTCTTGATGGCAGCGATGGCAGAGTTGACATCTTTTGGCACCACATCACCACGATACAGCAGACAGCAGGCCATGTATTTACCATGACGAGGATCACACTTCACCATCTGATTGGCCGGCTCGAAGCAGGTGTTGGTGATGTCAGCAACGGACAGCTGCTCATGGTAGGCTTTCTCAACGGAGATGACAGGAGCATAGGTGGCCAGAGGGAAGTGGATACGAGGGTATGGCACCAAGTTGGTCTGGAACTCTGTCAGGTCAACATTCAGAGCTCCATCAAAGCGAAGGGAGGCTGTGATTGAAGACACAATCTGGCCAATGAGCCTGTTCAGGTTGGTGTATGATGGGCGTTCAATGTCCAGGTTCCTGCGGCAGATGTCGTAGATGGCCTCATTGTCCACCATGAAGGCACAGTCGGAGTGCTCCAGGGTGGTGTGGGTGGTAAGGATGGAGTTGTATGGCTCCACCACAGCTGTGGAGACCTGGGGGGCTGGGTAGATGGCAAACTCAAGCTTAGACTTTTTACCATAATCGACAGAGAGTCTCTCCATCAGCAGGGAGGTGAAACCTGAGCCTGTGCCTCCACCAAAGGAGTGGAAGATGAGAAATCCCTGCAGGCCTGTGCACTGGTCAGCCTGAAAATCAATTCACATCTTTTAGTCTGGAACAAAGGACAAACAACGTCAATATTCTGGTCACATGTTCTCTCAGATGCTCACCAGTTTACGAGTCCTGTCTAGAACCAGATCAATGATCTCCTTGCCAATGGTGTAGTGTCCTCGGGCGTAATTGTTAGCAGCATCTTCTTTTCCTGTAATCAGCTGCTCAGGGTGGAACAGCTGCCGGTAGATTCCTGTACGCACTTCATCtggaaggtaaaataaaaatatagattGAAAGATTCATATTCAAGAAAGGATCCTCAAATTGagtttcaacaaaaacattaaatataaatgtttttctaatgGCCCAATTTTTTGAGTGGTAATACAGTCATGTGTATCATCTCTATAAGGGTTCACTTTTTCATTTAATAAAAAACTGTAGTGTTGGCTATCTTGATTTATTTCCCATAAGTAATTAaacattgtaaataaataattttaatgtAGTGGTCATTCTTGTTTTCcacattttaacattgtttagaatctgaacattttattttactataaaCACGTACAGTAAAGCAACCCTAAACCCAGTGTTTTAGCTTAAAAAGTATGTAACATGTCATCAGATTCAAGTCAGGTACTGACCAATTACAGTTGGTTCCAGGTCAACAAAGATGGCTCTGGGAACATGCTTCCCTGCCCCTGTTTCACTGAAGAAGGTGTTGAAAGAGTCATCTCCCCCTCCAGTTGTCTTTTCTGATGGCTTCTGTCCATCCGGCTGGATCCCATGTTCCAGGCAATACAGCTCCCAACATGCATTGCCAATTTGTGCCCCAGCTTGGCCAACATGGATGGAGATACATTCACGCTGCAAAGTAAGCATCATTGTTGATTTTCCAGAACAAAGTTTTCTCTTGCTGTATTTCTGAAACAGAGATTATTCTCTTCCAGCCATAGATGTACATGTTCTCATGATATAATTGTACAATTTACATTATTTGAACAAATTCTGTACATCTTAAAATTTGTATTGAACACAAAAAAATTGCACTTACAGTAAATGTCTTGTTAAGAAAGTATATCTTACCATAATTTGTCTCTCTTCTCCAACGTTCAGGTATCGGAAAGAAGATCTAGTGCTGGAGACAACAGTGCAACTCTGCTTTTTTATAGGCTACCTGCAGCTTAAGGTGAACAGTGATTTGATCTGAGCTGTAATAAGAGAACCCACTGATGAAGCCAGGATAAGATCATCCGCTTGACAGAAATAAGCACAATGTAAAAGGAGGTCACCGCCCTAATCATTGTGTGAGAGTTTTGCAGGGGTGTGTATGTGCACCTCATATTTCAAAAGTAAAGACACACTGATGAGAGAAAGGTAACAATGAAGTTTCACTTGACATTAATGAAACTCAAACAACTACTTACAATGAGTTTTTGTATATAGTACTTTGAACGTTCatcaggagaaaagaaaaatgtgccCCTTTTAAGTACGCATTTGAAAAGCTGGGATCTGGGCGCTGTATAGGCTTTTTTGTGACTTTGTGTCATTTAAATGTGGACCTGAGAATAAGATGGTTATGAATTTGAGTACTTTGCTAAATCCAGTTTTCCTGGGCTTACAATAAGTAGGCATCTGCCCAATAACAGTAATAAGCAGATTGATTCTTTTACAAAGATTTGCGttgatacttaaaaaaatatgcattttgaaaatataAGTAGAGTCCTAACTTTTTTTGTCTAAatgtatagatttttttttcttagttaaagtacactttaacacactgcatgctgttttttctgtctttggtgTTACCTGGCTGCTGGAATCTGAATTTCCTGAGGGAACCTTCccaaaggattaataaagttcctatctatctatctatctatctatctatctatctatctatctatctatctatctatctatctatctatctatctatctatctatctatctatctatctatctatctatctatctatctattttttAATGGAATAATGTGCAACATACCAAATTAAAATGAGCAGTCAGTGTTTCTAAAGTAACCCACTTTATATGAGACCTGCCTTCCCTGCTCGCCTCACAACCCCATGGGAGAGCAACGAAACAGAATACGAAGAAACTGCCTCATTAGAATTGGGCTGACTAAGTGGAGTAAACAGCAACTGCCTGCCAGAGTAGTTTTATAATATGCACTATACAAGTCAAACCACatagtgagtgtgtgaggaacAACAGgcacaaaacaaatgttttttttccctctcttttcaaaTATGTAAGCCTGGAGAAGCATTTGATTTCAACAGCGTGTGAAGCATAGCGTTGGCAGTTTTTAAAGTGAGTTTCAGTTGGGTGCCTGTTTCAGCTGGCAGGAATAACCTAAGCATGTGATACAGTACCATTAGCCCAAAGGCAGAATGCtctgttttaaagaaaacaagtcAAACCACTTTCATGAGAAGCAGGCATGCACTGCCATTAGGAATTGTTGATTTAGTGTAATCCATTGTTTGAGGTTAAAACAAGGCAGCTTATTCATTCACAAATGTCACGTTGTCATCACCATTGCTATCACAATCTTTTTTAATACCCAGTTTTTTCACAAGAAAAGACGAAATAGACAGACATTTGGAAGGCTGAAGTAAAATAATAGACCAATTCAGCACTGTCACTCTGACTGACTATAGGTCTGTTTGTTGGCAGCCAGGGTGAAACCAGAGCATCTACTGCACCACAATCCATTTTAAGGTCAATTTCTCTCCTGAGGCTGTGAGACTCATCAGTTACAATTTTGATAAACAATGTCTCTATGTCTTCCTGCTATCACAAAGCCCCACTGTTTGAATAGAAGGCGAGGTTatgataattaaaacattttggttacatttgtcctgtacatgcatgGTGTCAATATAATATGTTATAAAGAAGACAGGCATCATATTAATGAGTGCACTTCCCTGTTCGTCTCTCATGCACTTTGCCCTCATAGGTGTTGCCCAAGTCACAGAGCTTTGTCCCACTTCTTTTGTTACACAGTTTAGGTCCCCAACACCAAACCTATGTTTCTTTACTAACTGGtaacaaaagagaaaatagaaacagaCTGATGgcagaacaaaaaaacagagataaagagTTCATTTGCCCAATGGATGGGAAAAGGGAGGGAAGTATGGTTTAAAAATCAGCAAACCATGTATATTTTCTCCCATGAATTTACCAAATCAAAGCATAAAATCCTTTTTAGCACCTAACAGAATGAAACTTAAGAGTGAATGTTACACATGCTTTCAGGACTTACTGTAGTGTAGTGttgagaagcaaaaaaaaagctagGTTGTCTCACGCACTGTCTGTATGTTTAACTTGCTCATAGTGAGGCAACTGTGACCTCTAGCTTTCAAATGGATGCACTGACTGTACATTCAGTAATGTGGCAGTCTGAGGAGAGTTGATGCAGTATGTCCTTTTCCTTGAACAAAATATTAAACCTGTCCAAGCTGAAATGAACAAATTTACACACAATATTAAAATTCAAGCCATAAACAAGTAAAGATCACACCTATggaaacattttaattacacCCATaccaaaatgtaactttacCCTTAATACAAAACTAACATTAAACACAATTAATACagtacacaaattaaaaaatttaatattttttaggAGGCTTGTGGGATGAATCTGCACAGCAACAATATCCTGTCAAGTGGCTGTTTGGAAGAAGTGTACATTTTAGCATGATAAGAAGAAAAAATTGTGTGAAAGTTGTGTTGTGCatattaaaggaaaaaatagGTAAATTACAGCATTATGTGCAATGGAAAAAGGTCCAGAGTGAATAACTGATCAGTTCATATTATTTCCCATTGCcatcaagattcaagattcaagattcactttattgtcattttctttcatattttcatacTCAGTGGAACGAAATACCGTTTCTCAACCAGCTtgacagtgcaaaataaaaagactctAAAGACAGGcttatacatttaaaacaagctaaaacatttaaagacacgtttaaaaaaacataaattccTGAGTGGAGCTGTACAGTCAAATgaccagggggatgaaagagTTGCTGAGTCTGTTGATGGAGCAGGACTGGGTTAGCAGTCAGCAGTAATggtgttatatatatatatatttttttttttaaaaccctgATGCATACATAACCACAAAAGGGAAAAAGTTGAAGATATCTCTTAAGATCAATCAATACTGTTGTTCTAAAACTGATGGACTGAGATCCAGTAGTGGGCTCTGAAAGTGTGCCTGAATAAGAAGTTGTGTCAAAACGTATTTGCCATGCCTTTATCCTATGAGCAGTGCCTCTGGTACCCATGTGAGTAGTTTGTAACTTGTTTTGAAAGAGACTATAATGAATATTGATGCCTTGTTACAACCTttagaagcaaacaagaccttcAGCAGCAAAAGTGACTATTtctatgttgtcattttgaatgcctgaaacTACTGCTGGGTAAGAGAGTCAGGCCAGATGATTGATAGCATATTGAAGAAAAAGCCTTTACGTACTCAACAGCAACTAGCAAGCAGAGATGTATATATTTTGCCataagggggcgccaaattgaAACAAACTGTGAGTTCCTCCTAAGGCCTGTTTTGAGTAAAGAGTTAATTCACACTCCAACGCTGTAGGTGGCGGTAACGCGAAGTCACGCAGGTCGGCTCTATGCTCTTACCCAGCTCTTACCATGAGACTTCACATTTTGGCAAATTGGGTTGCGATTGTCTCTAAAGAGATGTTTATTCTTATGGCTAGAGCCATTGACTCAGTGCATCATGAGAAAAAACTAACCTCTTGTTGAATCCACACCCTTTAAATGGTCTCCTTAAAGAAAAGTATTTCTATAACGACACACAATTCAATACAGTTTAATTTTATCCATGTTATCACCTACAGAGGTTTCACCAACAGTTAAAAGGCATCAAAAGCTTGTATAGAAGAATACATggcaacaaaatcaaaatataggcctccaaaacaaaacaaagcaaacaaacaaccaaCAACTAAAAAACATCATAAATCTGATTCCTCTGCAAAGGTTTTAACTTTCTAACTGTTATTTAAGGTTTAAAGAACAATTTAAAGACTGAGGTTGGGTTTCTACCCCGATGATCTGCTGTGGTGTTAATGAATTTtgatcattatttatatttaaatacacATGTACctattctccaagcagaattcacatatttgtatatattttattatttaactatcacctaCATATAGCATCAGCATCTTTGCACTACTAACCGCTGTACtattatcatatattatttttagcctttacatattagtcatgcctatttgttattcttttgtgtttatggttaatgttattattattatatttatatttttatttgtatgcccttgtacaaagagagcacagtttaccataGACAAATTCCTTgagtgttcaagcatacctggccaataaagctgattctgattctgaaatttttatatattttctgaACAATaactaaatttaatttaattttaaatgtgagtTGAATCAAATTTTTAAGCATAAAAAAAACCAGTCATCTCAGAGGGTTTGGCTAAATGTAggacacattacaaaaaaggCAGGCATTTAATCTGTGCCATAACAGAACAGACAAAGAGGGTCACTGTTTAGCCTATTTCCCAGAGACTCTTGCACGGTTTTGGACAGAAATATTATGTTCTTGCTGACCGAGACACTGTGCAGATCCCAACAGTATCAGGATCTCCTGTAGAACTATTACTTTAACACTGTATTATTCCAGCCACAACATACAATGGACTTTTTCTCTTTGAATGGAAGTCCTGTGCAATGTATCccagtattttttatttgttttattttgttctttcttttcactattgttttatttgtaaaagattgaaaagttaataaaaacttgaatgaaaaaaaaagaaatatactgtatgttcttGCAATGAAGCTGCCTGCGCGTTCACGTCAGAGCGCGTTCACGTCAGAGCCAGGTGGGAGTGGTTAGTGGTTGAGTATAGCGTGACAGCTCCTCGCCCACCTGACATTACTTACTCACTGAGTCCACATTGACGGCGGCTGTGAGAAGCTAGCGGCATCTTTAAAGCCAGTTTAAAATCTCTTCTCCCTTCCTAGGAATTCCTACTACGAAGCCAAAATGGTAAGAACATCTTTATTTACAGGAGGAGAGAAGTTTCCACTCCGAAGCTCTGATTATCTATCCCTCGTTCCTCAGAGAACGTCTCTTCGGGAGATACATTTTGACTGCGTCACACGCGGTCACACGTCTGGGGATGTTGAGGATGTAAATGTATCTAAAGAAAATAATGTGTCGGACTAAGGTGCGATGTAGCAACTGTGCAGAATTGTCTCTCTGCGCTTCTGTAGCAGCACTCGCAGGTCAGAAATAGACACAGTGACTGGCAgtaaagctgagctggctgttaGCCTGGAGGAGCAGGTGCTGATGATTAGTCTTCGTTTTGCGCAcatcaggaaaaacaaacacatgcgtCGTCACTAATAGCCTATTCTTTCATCGTCTTTATCGGagaaaagatgtttttaaatgtctgttcaCATTAGGCTCTTAATGCCTCATTCTATTGCGCCAAGGTGTATAAAATAGTTATAGGTCCCGGTAATGAATTAAGGTGTGTCTCATATAAACTATCAACATGTCTGCACAGATTGAGGCCAGGccagtttttttcttcctttttctacTAGGCGGGAGCTTTCCCCTCCAAATTCAAACTGCAGTGCGTATAGGCTACGTTGTAAAAGTGACGGATGTAAGTggtgggaagttcggctcttttcggAGAGTCGGCttttttgactcggctcccaaagaagagtcggctctttcgactcccgaacggctcttaatttagtatattttaccttaactttgcaaaaactaatggtttgtatGTTGAAACCCCTTTATACGTACAATTATTTTTATGAGAAGCGTTATAATTGCctaatttgtgtatttattctgttacaaaaccattcttacttttgtttagtattttaataaaacttttttattgcacaaattaacaaaaaactgcaaacatatccacagaacagaaccaaaaccaaactcaagcacacagaaccagaaccaaactcaagccaacagaaccaaactcaagcaaacagaaccagaaccaaactcaagcaaacagaaccagaaccaaactcaagcaaacagaaccagaaccaagcaaacagaaccagaaccaaactcaggcaaacagaaccagaaccaaactcgggcaaacagaaccagaaccaaactcaagcaaacagaaccagaaccaaactcaagcaaacagaaccagaaccaatatTTGCCCTGTCTGAAAGACTGAGGCCTGCcctgagcagagctggggctgagcactgtgagagctaagcagcgtaaggaaaaaactgggagccggctctctcttgatgcgagccggctcttctgattcactataaagcatcggctctcagagccgcaacttttgatcatgacacatcaataGTCACAGTAGACTTCAGTTCTGGCGTGGCTACATCCACTCAAACAACAATGcagtagttgtttttttaagttgaaaGTAAAGTCACATGCTCTTCATAATCATAGTGGAATCGGACTAAAAGCTTATCCTTGCCACATGAAGTTGATTGTAATAACTGTGTGTCATAGCCTTATGCTTCAGAGCCAGGAACCAGCACCCAAACGTAGCTAATCTTTGGTCTGTTTGCACAGTAGTATAAACACAGCTTGTTAGCATTGCCAGTACCTACTGCTTATGACGACAGCATACCCACCCTTATCAAACACTCTGATCAcaaatgtttactttatacATTGTTAGTGTTGGAGTTGAGCTTAAATCCTAACTGAAAACCAACATATAGCATCAAGTTGAGTTGAACAACTGTCATTTAGCTTGATCAAGACTCTCCTATACATTAGGGAAGGGTTATAAAATTACAGATTAAGGCTCATAATAAGTCAATTCACATGGCTGCTCCACTCCCAGGAATAATTGGCATAATCCAGGCTCGTAGCACAAAGGGGTGCAAGTCACATTCAGCTAAAGCATGACACATCACATCCTGATGGCTTTGAATTCTAAAGAGAGGCTTATAAAGCGGCATTATTAACAAACGTTATAACAGTCAAACAGTTCCTTCACATTGCATGCAATGGTAGATCTAGTCTTATTCAGCCTTGCCTGTTTGCCTATGGTGTGTGTtgtactttttccacctttagcATGTAGCTCTTTAGCTGGACTGACCTCTCAGCTTCAGTCATTTTTACACTTTAAATAAGCATGAGTGGAGACAGATGTAGTTACCCAGCGAGGGCTTGTCAAGGTGGTGAGCATCTATTAAATCAGTGTGGGCCATCACCACAAGAAAGACGAAGAGTTATCAATTATTTATCAAGATCAATAGTGGTTAtatacaaaaaacagtttgagtCCATTGGCTTCATCCTGCTTTCAAGTTTGATGACTTGATGCTTTGATTACATGAAAATCCTTTTTTTGAATGATACTTTTGGTACTCAAACACAGCAGGGGGCCGACCAGTGTCCAATGAGAGACTAGGATCTCATCCCAGGTATAGTGAATTACAAACATGTCAGCTTGGATGTGGACATAAAGGTTTCATTAAACAATCATCTGTGGGTACGTTATGTCTCTAGAggctgtctttctctttctgcttcaGTTTATCTCTCCGTCTCTGATAGCATCTTGAGAACTCTGAGCAGACATCTTCAGGCAGTGAAAAAACTGGATTCTCAAGTCCATGTGGGTGAAACTCTgacctgctgttgtttttgtcatgCAGACACACCCTGACAGGTTCTTGAGACTGGAAAGAAGGTTTGGCATTTGACGGTACTCTGTCTTTACCGCTGAACTGACAGTTACTCACTCATACATGAAGTGATGAGTAATAATGTACTATTCAAGTTACAACATAATGTCAACGGGAAAGACGCCTCAATTCTAAAAGAAGCAGACACTCAGAACACTTCCGAGTGATCTCAGTAGTGACCACTATTTTGGAGCCAGCCAGTCAGTGTTTACTTGAAAcagtcagcctctgctgctagGTGTCAGGTTAGCAGGAGGGACCCAAAATAGCTGTTGCACAGAGCTCTGCTAACCTGGAAACCCTGGGTCACCTCTGCTGTGCTCAGATTCTGTTGCTGTATTGAGGAAAACTAAAAATATGTCTTTGACCTACATGGATTAAGAGAGAGAACAGACTACACTAAAATCATGTCTGCTCATTTTCTACTAAGCTATAGCTCCCATATCACAGCCACCAGCCCCCCTACCTTGATCATCTGATCATTGAGAAAGAAAAAGTTGGGGGACGGATATATATAGCTGCCTGACATAGAGCAAGATGAGGATGTATAGTATGCTAAAAGCTTTCTCAGTTGTATGGAGTGGAATAAAAGGAACGTTTTTCCTTCCtccttaaggctggtttatgtTGATGCGTCGACCCTTACTTTTTCACAAGGATtccaaacatatttttttaattcacagctgatacatgttgctgtttatcatacagtaATGTTTActgggaagaatagagaggagacgtcggaggagatgaaatacacggctatTGTctgggatcccagaagtgctgtaaatgtgggaaatacaatgctggcAAGTGGAcaaatcacagggcttgtggtcagTGGCGATTcaacgcgtagttacatttcagaggatgtgtgtgtcagctacgtgcgtaggcctctgtgtaggtacgggagctacgcagacctacagcgtaggctacgccaagacttggctctacgtagttaatttctcgatcggcacacactgtacggggagtgaatttttttctaacgcgacggttcagaagatatcaagattgtgagtttttgcccaaataaggacatgactgacttgactccctgacagcaacacatagctgttggctaggaggctcaaactccgcccctttacgtcacactctgcctggttgagttccgaatttccaatatgactgctgccgacgattggcttcaaaacagcgctcaggaacagatgggtgacgtcacggatactacatccatattttaaacagtctatgctatcgaatcaa is from Notolabrus celidotus isolate fNotCel1 chromosome 10, fNotCel1.pri, whole genome shotgun sequence and encodes:
- the LOC117820797 gene encoding tubulin alpha chain-like isoform X2, producing MRECISIHVGQAGAQIGNACWELYCLEHGIQPDGQKPSEKTTGGGDDSFNTFFSETGAGKHVPRAIFVDLEPTVIDEVRTGIYRQLFHPEQLITGKEDAANNYARGHYTIGKEIIDLVLDRTRKLADQCTGLQGFLIFHSFGGGTGSGFTSLLMERLSVDYGKKSKLEFAIYPAPQVSTAVVEPYNSILTTHTTLEHSDCAFMVDNEAIYDICRRNLDIERPSYTNLNRLIGQIVSSITASLRFDGALNVDLTEFQTNLVPYPRIHFPLATYAPVISVEKAYHEQLSVADITNTCFEPANQMVKCDPRHGKYMACCLLYRGDVVPKDVNSAIAAIKTKRSIQFVDWCPTGFKVGINYQPPTVVPGGDLAKVQRAVCMLSNTTAIAEAWARLDHKFDLMYAKRAFVHWYVGEGMEEGEFAEAREDMAALEKDYEEVGADNIEEDDEDDY
- the LOC117820797 gene encoding tubulin alpha chain-like isoform X1 — protein: MMLTLQRECISIHVGQAGAQIGNACWELYCLEHGIQPDGQKPSEKTTGGGDDSFNTFFSETGAGKHVPRAIFVDLEPTVIDEVRTGIYRQLFHPEQLITGKEDAANNYARGHYTIGKEIIDLVLDRTRKLADQCTGLQGFLIFHSFGGGTGSGFTSLLMERLSVDYGKKSKLEFAIYPAPQVSTAVVEPYNSILTTHTTLEHSDCAFMVDNEAIYDICRRNLDIERPSYTNLNRLIGQIVSSITASLRFDGALNVDLTEFQTNLVPYPRIHFPLATYAPVISVEKAYHEQLSVADITNTCFEPANQMVKCDPRHGKYMACCLLYRGDVVPKDVNSAIAAIKTKRSIQFVDWCPTGFKVGINYQPPTVVPGGDLAKVQRAVCMLSNTTAIAEAWARLDHKFDLMYAKRAFVHWYVGEGMEEGEFAEAREDMAALEKDYEEVGADNIEEDDEDDY